Below is a genomic region from Fischerella sp. PCC 9605.
GGGGCATTTCCTCAGAAGATGCAGTCAAGATGATGATTAGCGGCTTCTGTAAGGATGTGTTTAATAATTTGCCGATGGAATTCGCTGTCGAAGCTGATAAGCTGTTGAGTCTGAAGTTGGAAGGTAGTGTTGGGTAACTTGGTGTCTTGGTGCCTTGGTGGTTAAAAATACTATTGAACCACTAAGACACTAAGACACAAAGAAAGAATTTATAAAGAGAGAGAACATGATTATTGAAAATAGTGAAGTGGTGCTGTCAGTGCGTGACTTGACAGCTGAAGTTGATGGGACACCAATTCTCACGGGTGTGAATCTGGAGGTGCGTTTGGGAGAAATCCACGCCATCATGGGGCCAAATGGTTCTGGTAAGAGTACTTTTTCCAAGGTGTTGGCTGGACATCCGGCGTATGAGGTGACTGGCGGTGAAGTGATTTTCCAGGGGCAAAACCTGCTGGAAATGGAACCGGAAGAACGCGCGAGGACTGGAATATTTTTGGCGTTTCAGTACCCGTTAGAGATTCCGGGTGTCAGCAATTTGGATTTCTTGCGCGTGGCTTACAATTCTCGTCGGAAGGCGCAAGGTTTAGAAGAATTGGATGCATTTGATTTTGACGATCTCATCGACGAAAAGCTGGAAGTCGTGAAAATGGACTCTACTTTTCTCAATCGGAGTGTGAATGAGGGTTTTTCTGGTGGCGAGAAAAAGCGGAATGAAATTCTGCAAATGGCGCTATTAGAACCGAAGCTGGCTATTTTGGATGAAACAGATTCAGGTTTGGATATTGATGCCTTGAAGATTGTGGCGAATGGGGTAAACCAGTTAGCTAGCCCAGAGAATGCTACGATCATGATTACCCATTACCAGCGGTTACTTAATTACATTGTGCCGGACTATGTTCACGTCATGGCAAAAGGACGGATTATTAAGTCTGGCGGTAAGGAGTTGGCACTGGAGTTAGAATCCCGTGGCTATGACTGGTTGTTAGAAGAGTTGGTGGGTGTGTAATGTCTATTCAAGTTTCTCCCAGTCCAATTCCTAACTCGAATGCAACCACTCTGACTTCAACTCTACTCGATAGAGATGCTTATCTGACTGAGTTGTTAAATCAAGTAACTGCATCAAAATCAGAGGGTTGGTTGCAACAGTTGCGCGATCGCGCTGGCAATTGGGTACGTCATTCTGTTTTGCCTACCACCCGCGATGAAGAATGGCGCTTTACCGATTTATCGCCTTTACGGCAGGTGAAATTTAATAATGTAGAGACGCGAAATTTCGCGTCTCTACAACCCCATTTTTTACCGGAAGCTGCTAACTCTCGCTTGGTATTTGTGAACGGTGTTTATGCACCTGAGTTATCAGCCGTTTCTGGATTACCAGATGGAGTAGTAGTTAGCAATTTAGCACAGACGTTACATGTAACTTCTCTACAATCCCGCGTGCAGCAGTATTTAGCACAAGCAGAAGGGGCACTGGAAGTTTTTACCGCCCTCAACACTGCTGGCATAACTGATGTGGCTGTGGTTTGGGTTCCTAAGAACGTGGTAGTAGAAACACCAATTCATTTGGTATTCGTTGCTGCTGGTGAGGAACCGATAATTTGTCAGCCGCGTTGTTTGGTAGTCGCAGAAAGCGGTTCTCAGGTGAGTTTGGTGGAAGAGTATGTGGCAGGCAATATGCCTTCACAACAACAGGTTTATTTCACCAATGTAGTGACGGAAATTTGGATAGAAGATAATGCTCAGGTGAATCACACTCGGGTGGAGTGGGATGGTACTGAAGCTTTTCACGTTGGTAAAA
It encodes:
- the sufC gene encoding Fe-S cluster assembly ATPase SufC, with the translated sequence MIIENSEVVLSVRDLTAEVDGTPILTGVNLEVRLGEIHAIMGPNGSGKSTFSKVLAGHPAYEVTGGEVIFQGQNLLEMEPEERARTGIFLAFQYPLEIPGVSNLDFLRVAYNSRRKAQGLEELDAFDFDDLIDEKLEVVKMDSTFLNRSVNEGFSGGEKKRNEILQMALLEPKLAILDETDSGLDIDALKIVANGVNQLASPENATIMITHYQRLLNYIVPDYVHVMAKGRIIKSGGKELALELESRGYDWLLEELVGV
- the sufD gene encoding Fe-S cluster assembly protein SufD; its protein translation is MSIQVSPSPIPNSNATTLTSTLLDRDAYLTELLNQVTASKSEGWLQQLRDRAGNWVRHSVLPTTRDEEWRFTDLSPLRQVKFNNVETRNFASLQPHFLPEAANSRLVFVNGVYAPELSAVSGLPDGVVVSNLAQTLHVTSLQSRVQQYLAQAEGALEVFTALNTAGITDVAVVWVPKNVVVETPIHLVFVAAGEEPIICQPRCLVVAESGSQVSLVEEYVAGNMPSQQQVYFTNVVTEIWIEDNAQVNHTRVEWDGTEAFHVGKTAVTQARYSRYTCNAVTLGGKISRHNLEILQTGEQTETTLNGLTMIGGNQLADTHSAIALNHPYGMSQQLHKTIVGDRAHAVFNGKIFVPKPAQLTDAAQLNRNLLLSSKARVDTKPQLEITADNVKCAHGATVSQLEDDEIFYLQSRGIDQESARNLLINAFAAEIINHIPLSSLREKLTQTVNSYQSITND